The Corythoichthys intestinalis isolate RoL2023-P3 chromosome 2, ASM3026506v1, whole genome shotgun sequence DNA segment ACGTGGTTGCCAAAGCGACCGAAGCTGGTCTTGAggtcccaagcgcccgctatcaactttgttatccgggctggcgctacttgttttaggacaaagcgcgctggtctttgtccttgttcgttgtcgggagaactgattgccagagttggtgcgtcaatcttgctcgtgacgcaaacgttgggcttctgtgataagatggcgttgtgtatctattctgcttcttcagACTATGgtctgctatttattttatattaagtaTTTCTCATACTtatagtagtgcagtcctacagtaagtatgagaaatgatactattccctgattaattatattacgtgtgttcgagtaatacaaacagttagacggtgcctacgagaaatgaTACCATTTTTTCAATTTCTCCTCATGAGCTCCGATaaagtgattcactttactgtgtcaagggcatggagtgaagtctgcctaaactatagttacatgaatgtgttagactaatgcaaacaattatatggtgtgtgcaagaacggtacctattcccttcaatcctttcccagctttatacaaatcaacaatccttgatcgcagatcttcagacagctcttctgactgagccatgatggacatcagacaatgcttttcatccaAACAATTCtgtccaggtgtgtgttttatagtgggcagggcagctttaaactactcattagggattggacacacacctgacttaaactgtttggtaaaaattggtttcaattgctcttcaggtctccttaggcagaggtttcACTTGCTTATtgctcccccttctgtcattgtttgcatgctatcctcattaaaatatgaaaacctataaatgttttagttaaagcagacgttttttttcatctgtgtgattttgacaacaaTTAGAACAGATTTGATGGtgcttttatgcagaaatgtgagaaattccaaaagcttcagatacttttacTTCCTAAtaaggaagtaacctggaaattcccccaaatcaactgtaAACGATTATCCGTcccagtgtagacgtagcctcaaGCTCCTTGTGTGGGACATATTCAgtgatattttcataatttgcgcCAAGCCGATAAAAACTGAGTGGTGGGCCGCAGTTGGCCCGCGGACCGCAGTTTGGACATTTGCTAGCTTAAACCATCATTTGTCAGAAATTGGCCGTAAAGAGGGATTGTTGCCAGAGAACAAACTGTTtatgtttttgttattgttgagGGTTTTGGACAAACAGGCGGCAGAGTTGAGCAGTTGTACATTAACTTGCACTTGGAGACCAAGCCATGCATAAACGATTCGTGATAACAACACACTCGGGGAATCTTCTTTTTTGGAGTGCTAACAAGAACTCAGGTGAGGATCTGCTTCATGTGTAGCACTTGTTTGTTCATTACTATTCTCTAAATTCCATCAACagtcatttaaagttttttgttgctgttattTCACTGCAttgcaaaaacaaaagaaataggctACTCCATTAAACTGAGAACTGGTTTCACAAGAATGATTGACTGAATGTACTGAATTGTCGAAGTACAGCGCACAAGTCTGCAAGGAATTAAGAGAGCAAAAACAAACTCCGAGACCTTAAATAGAACTTCGATCATTGTTTATTTGCTACATGCTATAAATGATTGCACTACGAATTTGAGAAGCATGTTGTTATTAGTTTATAAAGAACAATAAAGATATTTATTGCCTTGTGTCTGAGAGGAAGTAATCTTTGGTTCAGTCCTGAGTTACAGTCTttcctttttaaaaagtttCTATTGCTATCACTGTCATGGTTTTGCTAGCTAGTCCCTAGTGAGAGTAGTGTTCCTTCAAAATAATACCGTCATTTTCGGATTATAAAACACTACTTTTTGAATctcgcggtttatagtccagtgcggtttatttgttgatttatttggataataggtaacactttactttgacagcggtgtcgtaAGACAGCCAtaggaccgtcataattatgatatgacactatcacgggtattaatgaatgcttatgacagatgtcattaaatgtcatccggtaaattatgtcagtaactccatttacagtggggcaaataagtatttagtcaaccactaattatgcaagttctcctacgtgaaaagattatagaggcctgtaattgtcaacatgggttaacctcaaccatgagagccagaacgtggggggaaaaaaaacagaaaatcacattgaatttatttccaaattagagtggaaaataagtatttggtcacctacaaacaagcaagatatctggctgtcaaagaggtctaacttcttctaacgaggctccactctttaCTTGTAtttatggcacctgttttaactcattatccgtataaaagacacttgtccacaacctcagtcagtcacactccaaactccactatggccaagaccaaagagctgtcagaggacaccagagacaaaattgaagacctgcaccaggctgggaagactgaatcttcaataggtaaaacgcttggtgtaaagaaatcaactgtgggaacaattagtagaaaatggaagacatacaagaccactgataatctcccttgatctggggctccatgcaagatttcaccctGTTGCGTcacaatgataacaagaacgttgagcaaaaatcccagaaccacccggggggacctagtgaatgacctacagagaactgggaccacagtaacaaaggctactatcagtaacatatCAGCCGCCAGCCTCaaaccctgcactgccagacgtgtcaccctgctgaagaaagtacacgtccaggcccgtccacggttcgctagagagcatttggatgatccagaagaggactgggagaatgtgttatggtcagatgaaaccaaaatagaactttttggtagaaacacaggttctcgtgttggaggagaaagactactgaattgcattcgaggaacaccatacccactgtgaagcatgggggtggaaacatcatgctttggggctgtttttctgcaaagcgaccaggacaactgatctgtgtaaaggaaaaattgaatgaggccatgtatcgagagaatctgagtgaaaatctccttcgatcagcaagggcattgaagatgagacgtggctgggtttttcagcatgacaatgatcccaaacacatagccagggcaacaaaggagtggcttccaggccataacacattctctcagtcctcttctgaatcatccaaatgctctctagtgaaccgcagacgtgcctggacgtgtactttcttcagcagggggacacgtctggcagtgcaggatttgagtcgctggcggtgtattgtgttactgatagtagcctttgttaccgtggtcccagctctctgtaggtcattcactaggtccccccatgtggttctgggatttttgctcaccgttcttgttatcattttgacgccacagggtgaggagggagttgaaagtctgtattgcccaacgacagccccaaaacatcactgctctagaggagagctgcatagaggaatgcctctgttattgccaacaaagggtacataacaaagtactgagatgaactttaggtattgaccaaatacttattttcctccatgatttgcaaataaagtctataaaatcaaacaatgggattttctgtttttttccccccacattctgtctctcatggttgaggtttacccatgttgacaattacaggcctctctcatattttcaagtgggagcacttgcacaattagtggtttactaaatacttatttgccccacattaaatatctgcagaaatgcgaggtgtgtactcatttttgtgatacactgtcccTACTGGTGAcgtagcaccaggagcaatgtggggttaagtatcttgctcaaggatacttagcctTAAACTTGTACTTAGTTCATCAGGgtagagaattgaacccacgacTTGTGGGCTGGGGAACAACTactactgagccacgccaccccagatATAACGCAACAGCACAGCAGTTGAAAAACACCGTCCTATGCAACTGCCTCAGTAGActgctaaggctacgttcatactacaggtcttaatgcacgaatccgtttttttgtcatatctgtttttttggcgtgcccgttcagactgcctttgtccattgagaccattcaagtattacgcatgcgcactaattcgcagtccaacaagcgctgagcatgcgcagaagaatcaaaacaaatgaccacacatgctggctgtcatccgtcattccaggaatatcatattttgctttttaaaaagagaagacaaataacagacaaaaataatcccagtttaggcttatattgaaagtatatggatcgacagcatgcacgcactgtccgtgcatgtcacacacacatacgcgcagtttgccccaaccctcggccgtgtaagcaatgttgaaatattgcttatatggagcagacagaaaaccgatcattctcaggcttatcctcaacccatttttatttttttaatgactgttgtcaagtcatatccttcctaaaaagccgtgttcaaggctagctaggcgctaacaactaggagtgggaacctcaggacaccttacgatacgatacgattcgcgatacaaggctcacgataacgattatctcacgatatcacgatacagcgattatcgatatattggtcagaaattggatacatgacattctacgatacaactgttggacaaaaaaaaaatttaaaatggaaaaaatactgtttaagtcatttattaaacagtgacactttttctgtgcaacattgctgtaaaatataaatctaatataaatataaatctaAAATAATATATGTACCGTAATATAAATCTGATGAATggtacccttaatttctttaaagttttaaatcttaaaaaaaaaaaagtgccgtaggtgtcagcagttgagcttggagtggggcaatgataaaattggtgggtcttttcttcgtatatgacctttgttgcttggtttgagcacttccactatctgcttcagcatttaagatgtcagacttgctcagtcacagtcttcctcaccttaaaaacaacaaaatgaaaccaaaaatattagctacttcatagcttttgagttgaaatcctgatttttttgtgtgttggaagtactgaataaaaaaaaaaaaatgaattgaatgtatagaaattaaaaatgcaataattaccaaTTCTTAatctgtaggctacattaattatcatgcacatcacttggaacctattcaaaccatttttatagcttattgtatcaaaatgactgtaataacagtttgtgtagtaaactagatggaaagtgattctcaaataatatcaaataaatcggtaaattcatgtgggcttgttcgatattcattttcatccagtttagggtcctggtttattttatatcattcaacaccaaatgtcatcaaaatattacatgtaaattaaaaagtcaattacattgcaaaaactttcttacctcaagtgatgaaagcgaagctcacaaactccggtgtccactacgtcaccagctgccagtgaaacttatttttcttagacaattcttgcatacagcaaagtccttgttcaccttacttcctttcttgttggtgtaaaatccaaagtgtgtccccatgtgtgatttgtagcaatatttttctcatttttgtcttccaccgttctcacggagctttttacttttttcaacccacttggagcttcttcTCTTCTTCTTTagacgacttgtgcgcactttaccctcaccgccactcccgagcgccctctagtggaccgccaaggaattgctcaataaacattgagcagtttacagcatccatactccattgaatggccagtatgttaaataaaagaatcgatacttggcgggagcatatcgataaccgatcgggttgcaaaatatcgcaatatatcgctgtatcgagatattgtcacactcttactaataacgcacagctgcaccgctaccgtagcgcgtCTCTCgcttttttgatgacgtaattgctgcatgaattccgatttgagagactggacagtacagaccgccacgacagtctggaaaaatgtggcccagatcggatttgaaccacatacgaaagtgacccagatcggatttgaaatggtccagttcgatgcgacttgtcacgttcagaccgcctcactcgagttggaaaaacacaaaaaaatcggattcgtccaTCAAGACCTGTAGTATAAACGTAGCCTAATTGTATTCACTCTGTTATTGTTTCTGTCTTTGAACTGTGTGTGCCCTCTTTAGCAATGGCAGCATGTTACAGCCTGCCGCTCCTGCTGGTGTTCTTTGCGACATGTTGGGCGGGAAAAATTCTGGTTTACCCCTTTGAAGGAAGCCATTGGCTCAACATGAAAATCCTGCTGGAGGCCCTTCACGCTCAAGGCCACCAAATCACAGTGCTACGAACATCCACCAGCTGGTACGTATCGGAGAACTCGCCCTTCTATAGCTCCATCACTATCGTGCAGGAGGAGTCCATGAGTATCGAGAGCCAGAACTACATGACCGCcttcttggagaggtccatccaGATCCAGAGGCACAAAGGCTCGCTGTGGGCCTTCGTTGAGTTCTACAGGAACCTTTTCAGTTTTCTTAGGGACAGCCAGGTGGTCGTGGCCAACATGGTGGTCAGCATATTCGAAAATCAAACTCTAATCAAGGAACTGAAAGAAAGCAGATATGATGTTTTCTTGATCGATCCGGCCGTTCCAGGTGGAGTACTGCTGGCTCATTATCTGGGCCTCCCGACGGTCTTCAACGTGCGCTTGCATTTTAGAGGGGAGGCACATTTTTTAATCGCGCCGTCACCTTTGTCCTACGTCCCTCAACTCTTCTCCCAATACTCGGACAAGATGGACTTCTCCCAAAGGCTGAAGAACATCATCTACCACGTCGCGCTGCTTTACATGTATCACTTTGTGTCCAATCCGCCTTACCAGGCTGTGTGCGATCGCTACTTCGGCAGCGACGTCAGCGCCACGTCTCTCATGCAGGGAGCCGATCTCTGGCTGGTAAGGGTGGACTTTACCTTCGAGCTCCCTCGTCCCACCATGCCCAACGTGGTCTACATCGGAGGGTTTCAGGGGAAGCCCTCAAAGCCTCTCCCGGCGGATTTGGAGGACTTTGTGCAGAGTTCCGGAGAACACGGAGTGGTGGTCATGACTTTAGGAACGCTGTTAGGCGACCTCGGACCGGAGATCTCCCAGATCATTGCTTCTGCTTTTGCTAGGATCCCTCAAAAAGTCGTGTGGAGACATATTGGGAAGCGACCAGCCACTCTGGGGAACAACACTCTATTAGTGGACTGGTTGCCCCAGAACGACCTCTTAGGTCATCCAAAGACCAAAGTCTTTGTAACACATGGAGGCACCAATGGTATCTACGAGGCCATCTATCACGGGGTCCCCATTTTGGGCATCCCGCTCATCTTTGATCAGCATGACAACATGGTGCGAGTAAAGGCACGTGGCAGTGGCGACTTTGTTGacgtgacagcgctagacgtggaATCTTTCACCGCTTCGCTCAGGAATATTCTGGATCCCCAGAAACCGTACAAGCAGAACATGATGAAACTTTCCCAACTTCACCACGACCAGCCTATGAAACCCCTCGACACTGCCATCTTCTGGGTAGAGTACGTCATGAGGCATGGAGGTGCAGCACATCTGCGCACAGAGTCATATAAGTTGCCGTGGTACGCCTATCACTCTCTGGATGTAATTGCTTTCCTTGCGCTTGTCTGTTTTCTGGTCATCGCTTTCATTTGGCTTTCCTGTAGATGTCTCTGTAGGTTCCTAATGAAGGCTAAACATTACAAATTCAAATCTAAGTGTGAGTAGAATCATTGTTTTTGCCCTGTTTGCCGTTTGCAGAAGGAACCTGTTAACTCTTTAATCATCACTCTGTTAACTCTTTAATCATCAAAGTTCtatgtgtgtttgttttctgtTAGGAAAATTGTACAAAGAGTTAACTAATTTTATGCTTTAATTACATTGTTCTGATTTGATGTTTCCTTCTACATTAATGTCACATGAAAATGTTCAAAGGATCGTTGTATGTGGCTCAGTTCTTGTACTTTTGAACGGACTGTATGTGATCTACTGTGATTACAAAGTGgttgcatagacttcactatcggttgacaggacacggggctcagggccgatccgtagagagcagtgttgttaaagtgatcctctaacttaaatacatttaggctctaataaaccacaattgttctcttgtactaaaatatgttgttagaaatagggatgggaattgatacgatttttacgattccgattccattatcgatatagaccctacccacgtgacgtcacaactccttcctcctgactggtgccgcccaattgtccgtcaacacatcatgtttacctgttacggctacgtacattcctcctatttacgacgtgctttctgctcgttaacattaataatcaaaatggtgaaggcgtgtgtggcggtcggttgcaataacagagaagatagacggagaagacggagagacttgaagttctaccggattccgagagacccggagagaagagagcgagatgggctgctgcaattcgacgagaaaactgggctccaaacgattaccacagattatgtagtagtcattttatatctggtaagatgcatttaatatatatttagagggttttgggctgacaaccacaattaagatcattgctaggctaatcgccgacaacatacacgtatgtatgtagtgagagtgctatcgctaaaccatataaacattaaaagccctaactccattaacaaacgacatgaaatacattagacttgacagtggatgttagcaataacaaaagattttgaattgaaaatttcgtaactcacctttccaagcacaagatagattcctgccgaattttcgtggacgaggacctgttttacccaaccagcaacgaagtatttataagcctccaagctcttaaagtttttcaaactttcgtgagaataggctgattttgtgtggacaagatagttgtacatatcagggtagctagcagatgtcaggcaaatacggcggagacagcgggtcgaaaaacatcgatttaggcatcaaatatggatctggcgaatggataaactgaagcttttccacataacgccttttatgcaacgcatcaagtgagtttacggcatccgaaagcaccgggtcttccatgaaatgcattataaattgctcgatcaattgagaccattgataatacagacacaaaatgacggacaagggggcggaaccatacagcgagcacgtgattttgtgacgtcggtgggtagggtctattgtttaacgattcgattctttatcgattctcttatcgattctaatttcggaaaaaagaagaacaaacattttgattggcatcaagtttgtttaatcagaagtcacaaccttacaaactcacaacaaggtcaaaagaggcccaaagcctcaatgttaactgtggcaataagtggcaaatgcacaagaatgggtaacattttactgaaacatttttctaatagaaataaaaaatattggtatattttggcatataggtcgttgttctgcctttggcaatgtccccaaactttttcctgtgagggccaaataacttttcccttctctgataagaggccggggtcagtttgtaatagaaaaagtgtgacaattgcaggagtgcgcaaatgtaaaaaaaatattatttttcagaaagccacaatcaaataaccctctgtggattcttcacggaacaaaagtaaataaaataaaaataataatataataataaaaaataataatagcactattaattaaatagataataatcaaataaccctctctgagttattcactgaaaaaggccaggaaataaataacactactgagggagaaaaagaaacaaaaaaaattcaaaatgctctctggaattgttcagggggccggaccaaatatggagccgcgggccgtagtttggggacccttgTTTTTATTTGccagtacagtatattgaaatgcatgccttttagtttttatggtgctttcacgctcaagtggtggcgcccttgcgcttcctcacgcgaagaagagcgcgctcacgtgaagaagagcgcgcttacaccgaaGAGAAGAAATGCAagtatccaagtgagtgagcgagttagtgagaaagggaaacactgccacgagcctacgttctttgttaatgtttgtaaaatatctacagagccaacgcctgtatgtatcatcttctgtgttgttgctgtgtgtttccactcgcgatcggacacttaaatccagttgtgtagtggtttaaacgatgtgctaatgctagcgaacgcatgctaactgtttgttattactgtgttagcagctaatcatcgctgatttacgttgatgcaaacctgtttgttattggggatgaaattgatttgtttcatttctatttttagtttcaagtgatggttgaataaagtcagcaaattataccaacgtcttctgcatcgtcatttgggagtttagctagctgtatagccaggactgagccttagcgtctcggtaaggacagtgcagtctattccctcccgatgcagttatttccatctcgcaatgactgcaagtcgctttgttataatttttcctcgtgaagtgaagacagactttcgagcgttcgaacctacgtgctgtcattgttatgtttacagtggcaacgctcgtgctaaactatcgtaacctttcgtTTTCACCCTTttgcctggtgaagtgtagccaaactttggagcgagtggttcttggtgccatgctagtttgatgcgtctggacaacaagacacgtcacgacgcaatatgcgtctttagggatcgttaaagggatcgttaaggctttttcattgtgatgtcgaggcgtcgaaacactcggaaccggttccgaattggaatcggatttcgattcccatccctagttagaaacacataaaatgttaaatcaatggcaatattttataatatttagtccaaattttgaccgttagttggcgcgatggtttgcgggcttgcaacaattgcttattgctgcctaaacttggGAAGTAAAAtggcacgatgtgctgcttttggatgcaatttccagtcaaatggaaacaaggggagtgaagtgagtggtcaaggtggaattattatttttagtgaataaatgtgcataagtggaagcttctccccctttttggtccctgtatgcacgtatcctacccaccacgcattacaactggcgcccgaatatttttcctggatcctcagtcaagtgagggatccgtctattttctggatccgacagtcccaccgcgtctgcaatatttgtttcggatctgtccatttttttgattcgtcggtcccacagcggcttttcggatcattctattttgtggaatcgacgaccTGAtctcggctgcgacattgccatgggtctaattcctggatcttcgagtgagtaaaaaacgcagatttggattagtattgctatcttttatgttgactagtcttcgtgggagttttccccaaatcatacttaaTAATTAAAgccctatggcacgctacagtgacgacagtgactctgacgtggacctcacaacaatgttggagttcgtcagggaacgcgtgtttgcgttttgctgagctcccgagtgaagagtggtcaaggtggaaatattattttttgtgaataaatgtgcatagtggaagcttctcccctttttggtacttttaaacACGTAtcttagctaccacgcgttacaatgtacaagacatggattacacaaggtgtgctctttggcctgtactgtatgtaaagcacatgacagctctggatgctaacaatctacataattatattgggataagtttgaaaacgcaatatgcttaccttgaatatctgctaataaaaccggattttcaaacagcatacactctcgctcccaaccggagttccaaacagcatacactctcgcatcaccagttttgcccaacttttgtcttatcaggtatttgctgcacgcatttttccctgaagctcgtcttgtgaacgaccgacagtgctatcctgctcttcacttttcagatctggttcaaataggaagggtagaactgacgacatgttgggaaagctaacgagtgacacgctggaatttcggcaacgggaccggtgacgtcacgcactgcgacgtaacaagaatggcgacctatcacttaaaataattttacaaactttattaaaacaaaaacattaagaggggttttaatatcaaattattataagtcATACTAACATAtagcttttaagaattacttgtcttaaaaatagaggatccatttaatcttactttaaaaaagtaattaattacactcacaaattatttctcccaaaaagtaattgcgttagtaactcagttacctgaatgtaaaagtaattagttacttgtcaAAGTAACTggcgataattttcatgttttttttttgtttttttttttaatttaaaaaaaaaaaaaaaactggtcacacaatctgaagtttaaagggtttttgggacaacaggggtattgcagatattgcgataactagataataatgataataataactaCATAATAACATTtgttatgtgtggaagtcatttaatgttgtgaattaatcgttaaagttgataaaattgctcccattattgcattagtattgcattttcgacatgtgtaagtttcaaaacactttcatcatttaaagatagatttaagttaagttttgctgatttaggagcattttagataaaaagtgacttaAGTTCGCCAGGAAGGttttctacaacagagccttcatgagaagtctactgctttaagatggcggctgtttacgaacgcatctagttctttattatatatgttgctaatgccgccgtgtctgtcatttgcatctagttctgtatatatgtgatatctaccgaagcatcatatgggcgtagtttgtaggctatcggctgcagtcaggaattattggagctactgtacctagcatagtagcagtagcatcgcgtttgcaacggcgtcacacttgCTTGCACTttcggaa contains these protein-coding regions:
- the LOC130912036 gene encoding UDP-glucuronosyltransferase 2B20-like, with protein sequence MAACYSLPLLLVFFATCWAGKILVYPFEGSHWLNMKILLEALHAQGHQITVLRTSTSWYVSENSPFYSSITIVQEESMSIESQNYMTAFLERSIQIQRHKGSLWAFVEFYRNLFSFLRDSQVVVANMVVSIFENQTLIKELKESRYDVFLIDPAVPGGVLLAHYLGLPTVFNVRLHFRGEAHFLIAPSPLSYVPQLFSQYSDKMDFSQRLKNIIYHVALLYMYHFVSNPPYQAVCDRYFGSDVSATSLMQGADLWLVRVDFTFELPRPTMPNVVYIGGFQGKPSKPLPADLEDFVQSSGEHGVVVMTLGTLLGDLGPEISQIIASAFARIPQKVVWRHIGKRPATLGNNTLLVDWLPQNDLLGHPKTKVFVTHGGTNGIYEAIYHGVPILGIPLIFDQHDNMVRVKARGSGDFVDVTALDVESFTASLRNILDPQKPYKQNMMKLSQLHHDQPMKPLDTAIFWVEYVMRHGGAAHLRTESYKLPWYAYHSLDVIAFLALVCFLVIAFIWLSCRCLCRFLMKAKHYKFKSKCE